The Pyrodictium delaneyi genome contains a region encoding:
- a CDS encoding DUF1611 domain-containing protein, protein MVYHEGRRRAAIYAPGAYGREEGKTGHDLVIFDGGLLWDLVAVIDPFNAGRDAGEFIGLGRKGIPIVQGLREAVEKGAEALILGAAPVGGRLPEEWKRDIRDALEMGLDVYSGLHTFLSDDPELRAAAEKGGARIVDVRKPDPRYFRVWDGRVLGTRMKRVLIAGTDCEAGKNIATYTIYKELERRSVKACMIGTGQTMLLLGARGLVVDAVPSDFVAGALEQVIVEAYEQGCEVAVVEGQAAITHEAYGHVSLGILRGASPTHIVVAHVPGRRWRAAFSHAWKPLRNPEPGEELTYLTALNPYPNAVLAGITLNTSMYTINEAKRIEREYSETYMVPALDPLRTGVKAIVDRIIGE, encoded by the coding sequence ATGGTGTACCATGAGGGCCGGAGAAGGGCAGCTATATATGCTCCTGGAGCCTATGGCCGGGAGGAAGGTAAGACAGGGCACGATCTCGTAATATTTGACGGCGGGCTCCTATGGGACCTCGTCGCAGTTATAGATCCGTTTAACGCCGGTCGTGATGCTGGCGAATTCATTGGCCTGGGCCGGAAGGGCATCCCCATAGTGCAGGGGCTTAGGGAGGCGGTCGAGAAAGGCGCTGAGGCCTTGATTCTTGGAGCTGCTCCGGTAGGTGGCCGGCTGCCAGAGGAGTGGAAGCGGGACATCCGCGACGCGCTTGAGATGGGTCTCGACGTCTACAGCGGGCTCCACACCTTCCTATCCGATGACCCCGAGCTACGGGCTGCCGCCGAGAAGGGTGGTGCCAGGATAGTCGATGTACGTAAGCCTGATCCCCGTTACTTCCGCGTCTGGGATGGACGTGTACTCGGCACCAGGATGAAGCGCGTCCTTATAGCCGGGACAGACTGTGAAGCGGGGAAGAATATCGCCACCTATACTATCTACAAAGAACTCGAGCGCCGCAGCGTAAAAGCTTGTATGATCGGCACTGGGCAGACGATGTTGCTCCTCGGCGCACGTGGCTTAGTCGTGGACGCTGTGCCGAGCGACTTCGTAGCCGGAGCGCTCGAGCAGGTGATAGTCGAGGCCTACGAGCAGGGCTGCGAGGTGGCTGTGGTCGAGGGCCAGGCGGCGATAACTCATGAAGCTTACGGCCACGTGTCTCTGGGCATACTGCGTGGCGCCTCTCCCACACACATAGTCGTGGCGCATGTGCCTGGCCGCCGCTGGCGGGCAGCATTCAGCCACGCATGGAAGCCCCTACGTAACCCAGAGCCCGGCGAAGAGCTAACCTACTTGACAGCGCTGAACCCCTACCCTAACGCGGTGCTGGCGGGGATAACGCTGAATACTAGCATGTATACGATAAACGAGGCTAAGAGAATCGAAAGAGAATATAGTGAGACTTATATGGTGCCCGCATTGGATCCTTTAAGGACTGGTGTGAAAGCTATAGTAGATAGAATTATCGGTGAATAA